Sequence from the Candidatus Aminicenantes bacterium genome:
TTCATCGGGAAGAGGAGCAACCTATGCACCCTCGCCAAACCTTATGCAAACCCGAGCTTGGCTTGAAAAAAGAATTCCCAAACTCAAGGCCTATTTTAAAGTGAATCAAGAGTTGGACAACACCGAATATCGGAGGTTGTTCAAAATGACTCGTTCCGCTGCGACAAGAGAACTAAAACGGCTTATCGAAGAAGGTTTCTTGAAATTGGTTGGAAGCAAACGTGGTTCTCGCTACACCCCGGGAATAATATTGGGAAAGTCTCTGGATAAATGAACGATATGAACACGATATGCGCGCTCATAACTGCTAAAACCCTTATACGTATTGATTTTATGAGTGAGATAATGCCTGTTTTTTGGGGCATCTCTAGGCCGACTCAAGGTCGGCGAGAAAAAAATAGTAATGAACAAAACCAGCCTGAAAGATAGAAGCCTAAGTTTAGAAGAGAATTCTAAAAAGTATAGGAAAAGTATAAAAAAGCATATAAAAAGCATAGAAACCATGAGGTAAAAATGGCTAAAAAGAAGATAGTCTCGACAAAGGTCAGCTCCATTCGCCATAAAGACAAGCGGAAAAATATTCCGACCGAGGAGCTGCGCGACTTTGTGGCTGAAGACGAAGCCAAGCCCAAGACCATGCTCTACCCGCGCGATCCTTCTCTTGATCCGCAATTGGTCTGGAAGGGCAAGGACGAGCAGGATCGTGCCGACCTTGCCGTTCCGGTGGTACCGGTTTACATCCAGGAGAAAATCCACCCGCAAGCCATAATTAACGCCATGCCACGCCTTGAGCAGCCTGGTGACAACCAGCCCAGCCTCTTTGCCGACTTCAATGGCGGACCTGCAGACTTCGAACAGAAAGTTGAATTTTACCAGCATGATCAGAATTGGACCAACCGCATGATCCTGGGCGACTCGCTGCTGGTAATGACATCCCTGGCTGAAAAAGAAGGCCTAAAAGGCAAGGTGCAGACCATTTACCTCGACCCGCCCTATGGCATCAAGTTCGGCTCCAACTGGCAAGTAAGTACCCGCAAGCGCGATGTGAAGGATGGCAAGGCCGAAGATACTGTCCGCCAGCCCGAACAGATTAAAGCTTTTCGCGACACTTGGAAGCTCGGCATTCATTCCTATCTTGCTTACCTCCGCGACCGATTTGTTGTAGCGAGAGAATTGCTGACTGATACAGGTAGTGTGTTTATTCAGATTGGAGATGAGAACGTACATCTTGTCCGCTGTCTACTGGATGAGATTTTCGGTAGCGAAAATTTTATTAGCCAGATAGCTTTTCGGAAAACTGGAGGGTTCAGTACCGAGCTTATTTCCAATAATTGCGATTTAATCTTGTGGTATGCGAAGTCGAAAGAGCAAGCGAAATATAGAAGACTATTTTCTGCCAAGGCTTCGGAAACTGTTTCGAAACAATATGATCTCACAGAGGATGGTGATGACATAACACGAAAGATAACCAATGAAGAAACTTCAAATGATCCCGAACTCAACAAAGGCACCCGACGATTCATGGATGACAACTTGATGTCACAAGGAGCCACAGCTGGTGGATCATTCGCTATAACCTTTAAAGGAAAAAAATATCATGCGCCTGCTGGATATCACTGGAAAACAACTGAGATAGGTGTCAACCGCCTCATTACTGCCAATCGAGTAATAACAATAGGTAACTGGCTCAAATATAAGCGCTTCCTTGACGACTATCCTGTTGAAACGCTCGATAATGTTTGGCAAGATGTGGTTCCAAGCACTTTTAGTGATCAAAAAGTATATGTCGTTCAAACAACAACAAAAGTCATTGAACGCTGCATATTAATGACCACAGACCCTGGTGATTTGGTACTTGATCCGACATGTGGCAGCGGAACGACAGCCTACGTCTCAGAACAGTGGGGTCGACGCTGGATCACCATCGACACAAGCCGCGTTGCCCTAGCCTTAGCACGAACACGACTGATGTCAGCCAAGTATCTATGTTATTTACTGGCCGACTCTCAAGACGGAATCAGGAAAGAAGCGGAACTAACCGGAAAAATCCCAGCCGATTATAAAACCGATAATGATATTCGCAAGGGATTTGTCTACAAGCGTGTGCCTCACGTCACGTTAAAGTCTATCGCCAACAACCCGGACATCAAGGAAGGGATGACGTGTGAGCAAATCGACGCAGCAATTGCCCGCCAAGCTGATATTGAAACGCTTTACGACCAGCCCTATGAAGACAACAAACGAGTACGTGTGTGTGGTCCCTTTTCGGTCGAAAGCTTGTCGCCGCATCGCGTCCTTTCAACGGCTGATGAGGATTTGGATGGTACGGTCTCGGAGAAGGAAGCGCGTAAAAATCAGGATTTCAATACCATGATCCTGGAAAACCTCAAAAAAGCGGGTGTGCAAAACACGCGCAGGAAAGAACGGCTTACATTCAACCATCTCGAAACTTATGCGGGAA
This genomic interval carries:
- a CDS encoding site-specific DNA-methyltransferase, whose product is MAKKKIVSTKVSSIRHKDKRKNIPTEELRDFVAEDEAKPKTMLYPRDPSLDPQLVWKGKDEQDRADLAVPVVPVYIQEKIHPQAIINAMPRLEQPGDNQPSLFADFNGGPADFEQKVEFYQHDQNWTNRMILGDSLLVMTSLAEKEGLKGKVQTIYLDPPYGIKFGSNWQVSTRKRDVKDGKAEDTVRQPEQIKAFRDTWKLGIHSYLAYLRDRFVVARELLTDTGSVFIQIGDENVHLVRCLLDEIFGSENFISQIAFRKTGGFSTELISNNCDLILWYAKSKEQAKYRRLFSAKASETVSKQYDLTEDGDDITRKITNEETSNDPELNKGTRRFMDDNLMSQGATAGGSFAITFKGKKYHAPAGYHWKTTEIGVNRLITANRVITIGNWLKYKRFLDDYPVETLDNVWQDVVPSTFSDQKVYVVQTTTKVIERCILMTTDPGDLVLDPTCGSGTTAYVSEQWGRRWITIDTSRVALALARTRLMSAKYLCYLLADSQDGIRKEAELTGKIPADYKTDNDIRKGFVYKRVPHVTLKSIANNPDIKEGMTCEQIDAAIARQADIETLYDQPYEDNKRVRVCGPFSVESLSPHRVLSTADEDLDGTVSEKEARKNQDFNTMILENLKKAGVQNTRRKERLTFNHLETYAGTWLQAVGEFSEEDGKNKRVAISIGPEHGTVGPMQVKEAAKEAVQGLGFDMLIVLGFAFDPHVDEEVKRYGKLTVLPAKMNPDLAMGDELLKKTGAGNLFMVFGEPDIEIKKQKDGQVIVEIKGVDVYDPTTGQIRSASTDDIACWFIDTNYNGESFFVRHAYFTGAEEPYDKLKRALRAEIDEAAWSALYSTTSRPFPIPETGKIAIKVINHYGDEVLKVFELIRNIK